Proteins encoded by one window of Streptomyces sp. NBC_01477:
- a CDS encoding citrate synthase 2 translates to MSDFVPGLEGVVAFETEIAEPDREGGSLRYRGVDIEELVGHVSFGNVWGLLVDGRFDPGLPPAEPFPIPVHSGDIRVDVQSALAMLAPVWGLRPLLDIDADEARDNLARAAVMALSYVAQSARGQGLPMVPQQEIDKARSITERFMIRWRGEPDPRHVAAVDAYWTSAAEHGMNASTFTARVIASTGADVAAALSGAVGAMSGPLHGGAPSRVLGMIEEIERTGDAKAYVKAALDRGERLMGFGHRVYRAEDPRARVLRRTARELGAPRFEVAEALEKAALAELHERRPDRVLATNVEFWAAIVLDFAEVPAQMFTAMFTCARTAGWSAHILEQKRTGRLVRPSARYTGPGTRSLHDIEGDPTVAS, encoded by the coding sequence ATGTCCGACTTCGTACCCGGACTCGAAGGAGTCGTCGCGTTCGAGACGGAGATCGCCGAACCCGACAGGGAAGGCGGATCACTGCGCTACCGCGGTGTCGACATCGAGGAGCTGGTCGGGCATGTGAGCTTCGGCAATGTGTGGGGCCTGCTGGTCGACGGGAGGTTCGACCCGGGGCTGCCGCCTGCCGAGCCGTTCCCGATCCCCGTGCACTCCGGTGACATCCGGGTGGACGTGCAGTCCGCGCTGGCCATGCTCGCCCCGGTGTGGGGGCTGCGCCCGCTGCTCGACATCGACGCGGACGAGGCCCGCGACAATCTCGCCCGGGCCGCGGTCATGGCGCTGTCCTACGTCGCCCAGTCCGCCCGCGGACAGGGGCTGCCGATGGTGCCGCAGCAGGAGATCGACAAGGCGCGGTCCATTACCGAGCGCTTCATGATCCGCTGGCGCGGCGAACCGGACCCGCGGCATGTCGCCGCGGTGGACGCGTACTGGACGTCGGCGGCCGAGCACGGCATGAACGCCTCGACCTTCACCGCCCGCGTCATCGCCTCCACCGGCGCCGATGTGGCCGCCGCCCTGTCCGGCGCCGTCGGCGCCATGTCGGGACCGCTGCACGGCGGCGCTCCGTCCCGCGTCCTCGGCATGATCGAGGAGATCGAGCGCACCGGCGACGCCAAGGCCTATGTGAAGGCCGCGCTCGACAGGGGCGAGCGCCTGATGGGCTTCGGCCACCGCGTGTACCGCGCCGAGGACCCGCGGGCCCGCGTCCTGCGCCGCACCGCCCGCGAATTGGGCGCACCGCGCTTCGAGGTGGCGGAGGCGCTGGAGAAGGCGGCGCTCGCCGAGCTGCACGAGCGGCGCCCGGACCGCGTCCTGGCCACGAACGTGGAATTCTGGGCCGCGATCGTGCTGGACTTCGCCGAGGTGCCCGCGCAGATGTTCACGGCGATGTTCACCTGCGCCCGTACGGCCGGCTGGTCGGCCCACATCCTGGAGCAGAAACGCACCGGCCGCCTGGTCCGCCCCTCGGCCCGCTACACCGGCCCCGGCACCCGCAGCCTGCACGACATCGAGGGTGACCCCACGGTCGCGTCCTGA
- the pdxH gene encoding pyridoxamine 5'-phosphate oxidase, translated as MRKRYRTTGITEDDLAAEPYAQFARWFADAVAAAEAGVITEPNAMVLSTADANGLPSSRTVLLKAYDPRGFVFFSNRESRKGRALAANPRASLLFPWHPIARQVIVGGDVTRVSPEETAAYFHSRPHGSQVGAWASEQSSVVGSRAVLEKSYAEMAARWPEGAAVPVPPSWDGFRVEAATVEFWQGRENRLHDRLRYVREADGWSVERLAP; from the coding sequence ATGCGCAAGCGCTACCGGACGACCGGTATCACCGAGGACGACCTGGCGGCCGAACCGTACGCCCAGTTCGCCCGCTGGTTCGCGGACGCCGTCGCCGCCGCCGAGGCGGGCGTCATCACGGAACCCAACGCCATGGTGTTGTCGACCGCCGACGCAAACGGCCTGCCCAGCTCCCGCACGGTCCTGCTCAAGGCGTACGACCCGCGCGGATTCGTCTTCTTCAGCAACCGCGAATCCCGCAAGGGCCGCGCGCTCGCCGCCAACCCGCGGGCCTCGCTGCTCTTCCCGTGGCACCCCATCGCCCGCCAGGTCATCGTCGGCGGGGACGTCACAAGGGTGTCGCCGGAGGAGACCGCCGCCTATTTCCACAGCCGTCCGCACGGCTCGCAGGTCGGCGCATGGGCGAGCGAGCAGTCCAGCGTGGTCGGCTCCCGGGCGGTGCTGGAGAAGAGCTACGCCGAGATGGCCGCCCGCTGGCCGGAGGGCGCCGCCGTGCCGGTGCCGCCGTCCTGGGACGGCTTCCGGGTCGAGGCGGCAACCGTCGAATTCTGGCAGGGCCGGGAGAACCGGCTGCACGACCGGCTGCGGTACGTACGCGAGGCCGACGGGTGGTCGGTGGAGCGCCTGGCGCCGTAG
- a CDS encoding PAS domain-containing protein: MQRACDAAHTGVECGDVQPFDAQPKPLGDGSSDDDTGGSAGVPAPAGAVRHEGDEQLLAALLDGMEAGLCAFDRTGVITHWNAEAARILGWSADDAVGRRGFAGWAARSSDAAEAEQRLLGAMDSAGRQVHEFALLTKDGRRVLVRTQSAAVQGADGRPAGVYCAFSEVHVQIDLERSIALSEALFTDASWGVVVIDADLRPAVVNAKAARLLQTGREELLGRPLRDLLTLGVEELENALQHVLAEGAPPATTDLWLALSADHENKRRCWRSGFVRLGSPLGEEPVPLGVGWLFIDITRQKSVETDGAQVRFRYQQLHRADRAAAECGTALEAAALHLDFALAGFADHALLDLADGAERLIRIAATPTGEPGPCELEPGAAESGIPVGYPLAHPALQALERAGTVRTSFGARPAAENAAELRIDEWAADRRWPPGTVHGLVTVLRSRGRTVGALTFLRGPGRRLFDRADAAYAEDVAARVAMALDLAGLAGER; this comes from the coding sequence ATGCAAAGAGCGTGTGACGCAGCCCACACGGGGGTTGAATGTGGTGACGTGCAGCCTTTCGATGCGCAACCCAAACCGCTGGGCGACGGCAGCAGCGATGACGACACCGGCGGCTCGGCAGGGGTTCCGGCTCCGGCGGGCGCCGTAAGGCACGAGGGCGACGAGCAGCTGCTCGCTGCGCTGCTCGACGGCATGGAGGCGGGTCTGTGCGCCTTCGACCGCACGGGTGTGATCACGCACTGGAATGCCGAGGCGGCCCGGATCCTCGGCTGGAGTGCGGACGACGCGGTCGGGCGGCGCGGCTTCGCCGGATGGGCGGCGCGTTCCTCCGACGCGGCCGAGGCCGAGCAGAGGCTGCTGGGCGCGATGGATTCCGCCGGTCGCCAGGTGCACGAATTCGCCCTGCTGACCAAGGACGGACGCCGGGTGCTGGTACGCACCCAGTCCGCGGCGGTGCAGGGCGCGGACGGGCGCCCCGCAGGGGTCTACTGCGCCTTTTCCGAGGTCCATGTGCAGATCGACCTCGAGCGTTCCATCGCGCTCAGCGAGGCGCTGTTCACGGACGCGTCCTGGGGCGTGGTGGTGATAGACGCGGATCTGCGTCCGGCCGTCGTCAATGCGAAGGCCGCCCGTTTGCTCCAGACCGGCCGGGAGGAGCTGCTGGGCCGCCCGCTGCGCGATCTGCTCACCCTGGGCGTGGAAGAGCTGGAGAACGCGCTGCAGCACGTGCTCGCCGAGGGGGCGCCGCCGGCCACCACCGACCTGTGGCTGGCGCTGAGCGCGGACCACGAGAACAAGCGCCGCTGCTGGCGCAGCGGATTCGTCCGGCTCGGCTCGCCGCTCGGTGAGGAACCGGTGCCGCTGGGCGTCGGGTGGCTGTTCATCGACATCACCCGGCAGAAGTCGGTGGAGACCGACGGCGCACAGGTCAGGTTCCGCTATCAGCAGCTCCACCGCGCCGACCGTGCCGCGGCCGAATGCGGCACCGCCCTGGAGGCGGCGGCGCTGCACCTGGACTTCGCGCTGGCCGGATTCGCCGACCACGCGCTGCTCGACCTCGCCGACGGCGCCGAACGCCTGATACGGATCGCGGCCACCCCCACGGGCGAGCCCGGCCCGTGCGAGCTGGAGCCGGGCGCGGCGGAGAGCGGCATCCCGGTGGGCTACCCGCTCGCCCACCCGGCGCTCCAGGCGCTCGAAAGGGCCGGCACCGTACGGACGAGTTTCGGGGCCCGGCCCGCGGCGGAGAATGCCGCGGAATTGCGGATCGACGAATGGGCCGCGGACAGGCGCTGGCCGCCGGGGACGGTGCACGGGCTGGTCACGGTGCTGCGCAGCCGCGGCCGTACGGTCGGCGCGCTGACCTTTCTCCGCGGCCCGGGGCGCCGCCTGTTCGACCGCGCGGACGCGGCCTATGCGGAGGATGTGGCCGCGCGGGTCGCGATGGCGCTGGACCTGGCGGGGCTCGCGGGCGAGCGGTGA
- a CDS encoding SIS domain-containing protein: MTEPREDLADRYFDAAIGLLRRVRDEEAPSIKAAGTAVADAIASGGRVFVFGAGHSSLPAQDVVYRAGGLALINLLAVPGVVGVDVMPATLGSALERVDGLAGVVLDTSPVQRGDVLFVISLSGRNSLPVEMAQNGRALGLTVIGVTSVAYAEQTTSRHVSGTFLKDHCHIVLDSKIAVGDAELSDDAIPAPFGPASTVVTSALMQAVVATAATDLAERGLTPPMLRSGNVDGGHDWNGRIFEQYRDRIFFRH, encoded by the coding sequence ATGACTGAGCCCCGCGAGGACCTGGCCGACCGGTATTTCGACGCCGCGATCGGCTTGCTGCGCCGGGTGCGCGACGAGGAGGCGCCCTCCATCAAGGCCGCCGGGACCGCTGTCGCCGACGCCATCGCCTCCGGCGGGCGGGTCTTCGTCTTCGGCGCGGGACACTCCTCGCTGCCCGCCCAGGACGTCGTCTACCGGGCCGGCGGCCTCGCCCTGATCAACCTGCTGGCCGTGCCGGGAGTCGTCGGCGTGGACGTCATGCCCGCCACCCTGGGGAGCGCCCTGGAGCGGGTCGACGGCCTCGCGGGGGTGGTCCTCGACACCAGTCCGGTCCAGCGCGGCGACGTGCTGTTCGTGATCTCGCTGTCCGGCCGCAACTCGCTGCCGGTCGAGATGGCGCAGAACGGCCGGGCGCTCGGCCTGACCGTCATCGGGGTCACCTCGGTCGCCTATGCCGAGCAGACCACTTCGCGGCACGTGTCCGGCACCTTCCTCAAGGACCACTGCCACATCGTGCTCGACTCCAAGATCGCGGTCGGGGACGCCGAACTGTCCGACGACGCCATTCCCGCGCCGTTCGGCCCGGCATCCACCGTTGTCACCAGCGCCCTGATGCAGGCGGTCGTCGCCACCGCCGCCACCGATCTGGCGGAGCGCGGCCTCACCCCGCCCATGCTGCGCTCGGGCAATGTGGACGGCGGCCACGACTGGAACGGCCGGATCTTCGAGCAGTACCGCGACCGGATCTTCTTCCGCCACTGA
- a CDS encoding metal-dependent transcriptional regulator, protein MSGLIDTTEMYLRTILELEEEGVVPMRARIAERLDQSGPTVSQTVARMERDGLLHVAGDRHLELTEEGRRTATRVMRKHRIAECLLVDVIGLEWEQVHAEACRWEHVMSEAVERRVLELLQHPTESPYGNPIPGLEELGEEGQADPFLEDGMVSLNDLKPGSVAASVVVRRIGEPIQTDAQVMYTLRRAGVQPGAVVSVTNSPGGVLVGSGGEAAELDADVASHVFVAKR, encoded by the coding sequence ATGTCCGGACTGATCGACACGACGGAGATGTATCTCCGCACCATCCTGGAGCTGGAGGAGGAGGGTGTGGTCCCCATGCGCGCCCGAATCGCCGAGCGGCTCGACCAGAGCGGCCCGACGGTCTCCCAGACGGTGGCGCGCATGGAGCGGGACGGGCTGCTGCACGTGGCCGGTGACCGCCATCTGGAACTGACGGAGGAGGGCCGCCGCACGGCCACCCGCGTGATGCGCAAGCACCGCATCGCGGAGTGTCTGCTGGTCGACGTGATCGGCCTCGAATGGGAGCAGGTGCACGCCGAGGCGTGTCGCTGGGAGCACGTGATGAGCGAGGCCGTCGAGCGGCGGGTGCTCGAACTGCTGCAGCACCCCACGGAATCGCCGTACGGCAACCCGATCCCGGGGCTTGAGGAGCTGGGCGAGGAGGGCCAGGCCGATCCGTTCCTTGAGGACGGCATGGTGAGCCTGAACGACCTCAAGCCGGGCTCGGTCGCGGCCAGCGTGGTCGTGCGCAGGATCGGCGAGCCGATCCAGACCGATGCCCAGGTGATGTACACCCTGCGGCGGGCCGGCGTGCAGCCCGGCGCGGTGGTGAGCGTGACCAACTCGCCCGGGGGTGTGCTGGTCGGCAGCGGCGGCGAGGCCGCCGAGCTGGACGCGGACGTCGCCTCGCACGTCTTCGTCGCCAAGCGGTAG
- a CDS encoding alpha/beta fold hydrolase, translating to MTRRFEVTGAGGIRLAAWDYAAAAAIAGDAAGPAPVPPARPGGCPGPGPGADTRPGVMLLHGLLGRASHWAATARRLAPRYRALALDQRGHGRSERPEGPYSTEAYLADAIAAVEQLGLAPVTVIGHSMGALTAWQLAARRPDLVAAVVICDMRAAALGEAGQREWEDWTRSWPLPFATLGDARHWFGEQDAWADPPNPVRGDFFAEVMAEADDGWRPQYARQHLLRSRDTWIRDAHWDELAGVECPALVVRGLDGKLGRAEAQEMVRVLPRGHYAEIADAGHLVPWEQPDAWCDAVERFLREAVREPEGAAPA from the coding sequence ATCACCAGGCGCTTCGAGGTCACGGGAGCCGGTGGCATCCGCCTCGCGGCCTGGGACTATGCGGCGGCTGCCGCCATCGCGGGCGATGCGGCCGGGCCCGCGCCGGTTCCCCCGGCCCGGCCGGGAGGCTGCCCAGGACCCGGACCCGGCGCCGACACCCGCCCCGGTGTCATGCTGCTGCACGGGCTGCTCGGCCGGGCCTCGCACTGGGCGGCGACCGCGCGGCGGCTCGCACCGCGTTATCGGGCGCTGGCACTCGACCAGCGCGGGCACGGCCGCAGCGAGCGCCCCGAAGGGCCGTATTCGACGGAGGCGTATCTCGCCGACGCCATCGCCGCCGTCGAGCAGCTCGGCCTGGCACCGGTCACCGTGATCGGCCACTCCATGGGCGCGCTCACCGCCTGGCAGCTGGCGGCCCGCCGTCCCGACCTTGTCGCCGCCGTCGTCATCTGCGATATGCGGGCCGCCGCGCTGGGCGAGGCCGGGCAGCGCGAGTGGGAGGACTGGACCCGGTCCTGGCCGCTGCCCTTCGCCACCCTCGGCGACGCCCGCCACTGGTTCGGGGAGCAGGACGCCTGGGCCGATCCGCCGAATCCGGTGCGCGGCGACTTCTTCGCCGAGGTCATGGCGGAGGCCGACGACGGATGGCGTCCGCAGTACGCCCGGCAGCATCTGCTGCGCTCGCGCGACACCTGGATACGTGACGCGCACTGGGACGAGCTGGCCGGTGTCGAGTGCCCCGCGCTGGTGGTCCGCGGACTCGACGGGAAGCTGGGGCGGGCCGAGGCCCAGGAGATGGTCCGCGTACTGCCCCGCGGCCATTACGCCGAGATAGCCGACGCCGGCCACCTCGTTCCGTGGGAACAGCCCGACGCGTGGTGCGACGCGGTCGAACGGTTTCTGCGGGAGGCGGTGCGGGAACCGGAGGGCGCGGCCCCGGCGTGA
- a CDS encoding CGNR zinc finger domain-containing protein translates to MTDTTAPPRFRQGSGRLCLDFVRTLRYRGTPGVAEELADPAALVAWVRQCGPPVDGPRSAAPPTAADVRDARALREAAYALVSAALAAGGPAAPTATARVRLNRAAAAAVPVPYLTAAGELRRRADDPVRAVLALVARDALELAASPALLPRLHACASPECGALFLDNSRPGTRRWCSMDICGNRAKKSTFRARS, encoded by the coding sequence ATGACGGACACCACCGCTCCCCCGCGTTTCCGGCAGGGCTCGGGACGGCTGTGCCTGGATTTCGTGCGGACCCTGCGCTACCGCGGAACTCCCGGCGTGGCAGAGGAGTTGGCCGACCCTGCCGCGCTCGTGGCCTGGGTACGCCAGTGCGGCCCGCCGGTCGACGGGCCGCGTTCGGCCGCGCCGCCCACGGCCGCCGATGTGCGCGACGCCCGGGCGCTGCGCGAAGCCGCCTACGCGCTGGTCTCCGCGGCGCTCGCGGCCGGCGGCCCCGCGGCCCCCACCGCCACGGCCAGAGTCCGGCTCAACCGGGCAGCCGCCGCGGCCGTGCCGGTGCCGTATCTCACCGCGGCGGGCGAGCTGCGGCGCCGCGCGGACGACCCGGTACGAGCGGTGCTCGCGCTGGTCGCCCGTGACGCCCTCGAGCTGGCCGCCTCACCCGCCCTTTTGCCGCGCCTGCACGCCTGCGCCTCACCGGAGTGCGGTGCCCTCTTCCTCGACAACTCCCGTCCCGGCACGCGGCGGTGGTGCTCAATGGACATCTGCGGGAACCGGGCGAAGAAGTCCACGTTCCGGGCACGCAGCTGA